The following are encoded in a window of Mumia flava genomic DNA:
- a CDS encoding M20/M25/M40 family metallo-hydrolase, translating into MTDKQQQPPGPAAARTRSTSTRSRRVASLVSALVLVVIGAACLWSLQPPQAKPDSAPDTEFAADRALALLDDIASSPHPAGSEAAADVREFLVSELRRLGLDPTVQTRTTSRTPAHGYATVAEVANVHARVPGSQPTGRVLLVAHYDSVPNGAGASDNGANVAAVLEVVRVLRSLPEPRNDVDVLFTDAEEPGLLGAQAFVESGAAGDPRRVAVVNLEARGVSGPAVMFQMEGPLTSAVSDSNAVTTSFADAVYGLLPNDTDLTVLTESGMRGINLAYMDGVAHYHTPHDDIAHVDADSVQHMGEAALGAVRSLADADLTADQGESHYFSLLGSVVSYPQWLTLPLAIAAATAFVGFLVSGRRHGLRMSRVGLAAGSFTAVLLAAVGIGVGGWWLLTTLRPEVAFGIGAVYHPAPYVVAELAVAVLVLLVWYRWARGRASAVEATAGVLGWFAALALASALVLPGGAYLFTWPALIGLGALTAARRAAPDSPVHALAGAAAAVPATVLLVPVAVLITPAVGLGLSAAPLLLMILLGATAMPLAEPRPSRRLSASLGGALLLAAAAATVVASMANRFDTDAPQPVSLAYAWESDTETATWLSDGGPAQPEVGRLLTAGPDRLDERIPPLAGAPLHHGPAPAAGDGASDPRAERSAPDEVDPTTGQRTVSVRVALPEGTYLADVLADTTTQTVHGATVDGVDIGPDGSGLVPPWGWGFRYAAPTGDIDVTLRVQGAGPLRIRVVSTVPGLPDDVEAPRLTPATSWAAWPALSGQTIAVRTFTF; encoded by the coding sequence ATGACAGACAAGCAGCAGCAGCCGCCGGGCCCGGCGGCGGCCCGGACACGGTCGACCAGCACGAGATCCCGGCGCGTCGCGTCGCTCGTCTCGGCGCTCGTCCTCGTGGTCATCGGCGCGGCTTGCCTCTGGTCGCTGCAGCCTCCGCAGGCGAAGCCCGACTCTGCTCCCGACACCGAGTTCGCGGCGGATCGTGCCCTCGCCCTGCTCGACGACATCGCGTCGTCCCCGCACCCCGCAGGGTCGGAGGCCGCAGCCGACGTTCGTGAGTTCCTCGTCAGCGAGCTGCGCCGCCTCGGACTGGACCCGACCGTGCAGACGCGCACGACGTCACGCACCCCGGCGCACGGGTACGCAACGGTCGCCGAGGTCGCGAACGTCCACGCTCGCGTACCCGGGTCGCAACCCACCGGTCGTGTGCTGCTCGTCGCCCACTACGACTCCGTACCCAACGGAGCCGGCGCGAGCGACAACGGCGCGAACGTGGCCGCCGTCCTGGAGGTCGTGCGCGTCCTTCGCTCTCTCCCCGAGCCGCGCAACGACGTCGACGTGCTGTTCACCGATGCCGAGGAGCCCGGGCTCCTCGGAGCCCAGGCGTTCGTCGAGTCGGGAGCGGCCGGCGACCCGCGGCGGGTCGCGGTCGTGAACCTCGAGGCGCGTGGCGTCTCGGGGCCGGCCGTGATGTTTCAGATGGAGGGCCCGCTCACCTCCGCCGTCTCGGACTCCAACGCCGTGACGACGTCGTTCGCCGACGCGGTCTATGGCCTGCTCCCGAACGACACCGACCTCACCGTCCTGACCGAGAGTGGAATGCGCGGGATCAATCTCGCCTACATGGACGGGGTCGCGCACTACCACACGCCCCACGACGACATCGCCCACGTCGACGCCGACAGCGTGCAACACATGGGCGAAGCCGCTCTCGGCGCGGTCCGGTCCCTTGCCGACGCCGATCTCACGGCCGATCAGGGGGAATCCCACTACTTCTCGCTCCTCGGGTCCGTGGTCTCCTACCCGCAGTGGCTCACCCTGCCGCTCGCGATCGCCGCGGCCACGGCGTTCGTGGGCTTCCTCGTCAGCGGCCGGCGCCACGGGCTTCGCATGTCGAGAGTCGGCCTCGCCGCAGGCTCGTTCACAGCGGTCCTTCTGGCAGCCGTCGGGATCGGCGTCGGGGGGTGGTGGCTGCTGACCACCCTCCGCCCGGAGGTCGCCTTCGGCATCGGCGCCGTCTACCACCCCGCCCCGTACGTGGTGGCGGAGCTGGCAGTGGCGGTGCTCGTGCTCCTTGTCTGGTACCGGTGGGCCCGCGGGCGTGCGTCCGCCGTCGAAGCGACCGCCGGCGTCCTTGGCTGGTTCGCGGCGCTCGCGCTGGCGAGCGCTCTCGTCCTGCCTGGCGGCGCCTACCTCTTCACGTGGCCCGCCCTGATCGGGCTCGGCGCGCTCACCGCGGCACGACGGGCAGCGCCGGACTCACCCGTCCACGCGCTCGCCGGTGCTGCAGCGGCGGTGCCCGCCACCGTGCTGCTGGTCCCCGTCGCGGTCCTGATCACGCCGGCCGTCGGGCTCGGCCTCAGCGCTGCACCCCTGCTTCTCATGATCCTGCTCGGCGCGACGGCGATGCCGCTCGCAGAGCCCCGTCCGAGCCGCCGCCTGTCTGCCTCGCTCGGAGGAGCGCTGCTGCTGGCCGCGGCGGCGGCGACGGTGGTCGCGTCGATGGCGAACAGGTTCGACACCGACGCCCCGCAGCCGGTCAGCCTCGCCTACGCGTGGGAGTCGGATACCGAGACGGCGACGTGGCTGAGCGACGGCGGCCCGGCCCAACCTGAGGTCGGGCGCCTTCTCACGGCTGGACCGGACCGCCTCGACGAACGGATCCCTCCCCTGGCGGGAGCGCCGCTCCACCACGGACCCGCTCCTGCCGCGGGCGACGGCGCCTCCGATCCCCGTGCCGAGCGCTCGGCGCCGGACGAGGTGGATCCGACGACGGGGCAGCGAACCGTCAGCGTCCGCGTCGCCCTCCCCGAGGGCACCTACCTGGCCGACGTGCTGGCGGACACGACCACCCAGACCGTGCACGGGGCCACGGTCGACGGTGTCGACATCGGCCCGGACGGCAGCGGGCTCGTCCCACCGTGGGGTTGGGGATTCCGCTACGCCGCTCCCACCGGAGACATCGATGTGACCTTGCGGGTCCAAGGAGCCGGTCCCCTGAGGATCCGTGTCGTGTCGACCGTGCCGGGTCTCCCTGACGACGTCGAGGCACCTCGACTGACGCCAGCCACCAGCTGGGCGGCCTGGCCGGCGCTGTCCGGCCAGACCATCGCCGTCCGCACCTTCACGTTCTGA
- a CDS encoding dienelactone hydrolase family protein — protein sequence MAEILLFHHIQGYTEGIQAFADDLREAGHTVHAPDMFEGRTFGSLKEGMSFARKSGFDVIRKRGAAAADELGPDLVYAGFSFGVTIAQRLAQTRPGARGALLMYSCIPVAEFGPSWPDGVPVQIHGKQGDEFFDEDLPAARELAEADSAELFLYPGDQHLFADSSLADFDPEATELLMERVHTFLASV from the coding sequence ATGGCTGAGATTCTGCTGTTCCACCACATCCAGGGCTATACCGAAGGCATCCAGGCGTTCGCAGACGATCTGCGCGAGGCCGGCCATACCGTCCACGCTCCGGATATGTTCGAAGGGCGTACGTTCGGAAGTCTCAAGGAAGGGATGTCATTCGCCCGGAAATCCGGGTTCGACGTCATCCGCAAGCGCGGCGCGGCGGCGGCCGACGAGCTCGGTCCCGATCTCGTCTATGCCGGATTCTCGTTCGGCGTGACGATCGCCCAGCGGCTCGCGCAGACCCGGCCCGGGGCGCGTGGGGCCCTGCTCATGTATTCCTGCATCCCGGTCGCGGAGTTCGGCCCGTCGTGGCCGGACGGCGTGCCGGTCCAGATCCACGGCAAGCAGGGTGACGAGTTCTTCGACGAGGACCTGCCGGCGGCGCGCGAGCTGGCCGAGGCCGACTCCGCGGAGCTCTTCCTCTATCCCGGCGACCAGCACCTCTTCGCCGACTCCTCGCTCGCAGACTTCGATCCGGAGGCGACGGAGCTGCTGATGGAGCGCGTCCACACGTTCCTCGCGTCTGTCTGA
- a CDS encoding helix-turn-helix transcriptional regulator has protein sequence MIRTDLLVTSPCFLIGLSQVFTEAGIRIVATRASAIEEPCWLADVAVIDADAVSGSDLEIVTATARSMAVLVLTNELAKNQETYLHAGAAGVVNKGETGGGIVRAVELAAAGTATRAARSTASAGAVVHDTAGLSERPRLSDREEQVLSQIAHGRTHGQVATRLGISPHTVDTYVKRIRVKLGVGNKAELTRAALLGRFAPTSEG, from the coding sequence ATGATTCGTACGGACCTTCTCGTCACCTCGCCTTGCTTCCTGATCGGCTTGAGCCAGGTCTTCACAGAGGCCGGAATCAGGATCGTCGCCACCCGCGCCTCGGCCATCGAGGAGCCGTGCTGGCTGGCCGACGTGGCAGTCATCGACGCCGACGCGGTCTCGGGCTCCGACCTCGAGATCGTCACCGCCACGGCTCGGTCGATGGCGGTGCTCGTCCTCACGAACGAGCTCGCGAAGAACCAGGAGACGTATCTCCACGCCGGCGCGGCCGGCGTCGTCAACAAGGGGGAGACCGGCGGGGGCATCGTCCGTGCCGTCGAGCTCGCAGCGGCCGGAACGGCCACCCGCGCAGCCCGGTCGACGGCGTCAGCAGGCGCCGTGGTCCATGACACCGCCGGGCTGAGCGAGCGCCCCAGGCTGTCCGACCGCGAGGAGCAGGTCCTCTCCCAGATCGCCCACGGCAGGACTCACGGCCAGGTCGCGACCCGCCTCGGGATCAGCCCGCACACCGTCGACACGTACGTCAAGCGCATCCGGGTCAAGCTCGGCGTCGGCAACAAGGCCGAGCTGACGCGCGCCGCCCTGCTCGGTCGTTTCGCCCCGACGAGCGAAGGCTAG
- a CDS encoding 4'-phosphopantetheinyl transferase family protein — MIELLLPPEVVCAERRSDVPDDCLFPEERPAVARAVGSRRSEFATGRACARSALAQLGVPPIPLPQGERGAPSWPEGVTGSITHCVGYRAAAAARSSQIAALGIDAEPDQPLPEGVLSIVSSPTERDRLDTLPSGIHWDRLLFSAKEAIYKAWFTLTRCYLDFGEADLALRLDPGDRLVSGTFLGRLLVPGPVLHGQTVKEFRGTWRADSDLLLTAVVVRRPAAHGTPP, encoded by the coding sequence ATGATCGAGCTGCTGCTGCCCCCCGAGGTCGTCTGTGCGGAGCGGCGGTCCGACGTACCGGACGACTGCCTGTTCCCCGAGGAACGGCCGGCGGTTGCGCGGGCCGTCGGCAGCCGACGGAGCGAGTTCGCGACCGGTCGGGCCTGCGCCCGGTCCGCCCTCGCGCAGCTCGGGGTCCCACCGATCCCGTTGCCTCAGGGCGAACGCGGAGCCCCCTCGTGGCCCGAAGGCGTGACCGGAAGCATCACGCACTGTGTCGGCTACCGCGCTGCTGCGGCTGCCCGCAGCTCGCAGATCGCGGCGCTGGGAATCGACGCCGAACCCGACCAGCCGCTGCCGGAAGGCGTGCTCTCGATCGTCTCCAGCCCGACCGAACGCGACCGACTCGACACGCTCCCGTCGGGCATCCACTGGGACCGCCTGCTCTTCAGCGCGAAGGAGGCCATCTACAAGGCGTGGTTCACGCTGACCAGGTGCTACCTCGACTTCGGTGAGGCCGATCTCGCCCTCCGCCTCGACCCGGGCGACCGCCTCGTCAGCGGCACGTTCCTCGGCCGCCTCCTCGTGCCGGGCCCGGTGCTTCACGGGCAGACCGTCAAGGAGTTTCGCGGCACCTGGCGCGCCGACAGCGACCTGCTGCTCACTGCCGTCGTCGTCCGACGCCCGGCTGCACACGGCACCCCGCCGTAG